From Cucumis melo cultivar AY chromosome 1, USDA_Cmelo_AY_1.0, whole genome shotgun sequence, a single genomic window includes:
- the LOC103489784 gene encoding uncharacterized protein LOC103489784: MGCVLGQHDSIGKKEQTIYYLSKKFMNYESKYSLLEKACCALAWTTQRLRQYMLYYTTWLISNMDPIKYIFEKPSLSEKIAKWHVLLLEFDIVYITRKAIKGSVIVDCLVELPIEDYEPMKFDFLDEDIMTIVNTSSDTWTMMFDRATNKVGHGMGVTLMSPDEKRYPFTTKLYFDCTNNMVEYKACSMGVRIAYEMKIKNLRVLGDSLLVVHKLNGEYETRDAKFIPYNDYICTIAQTFDSIMFEHIPCQSNQVVDVLATLSAMFNVAYNEKVQPIRMEKYKTPSCCMNLEQEPDGKPWYHHSNHYIAYREYPPRASENSKRTIRKLAMTLLRCVDALEAKKILEEIHEGVCGTHANGHMMAR; encoded by the coding sequence ATGGGATGTGTTCTAGGACAGCATGACTCTATTGGAAAGAAGGAGCAAACTATCTATTATTTAAGCAAGAAGTTCATGAATTATGAGTCAAAGTACTCATTGTTGGAAAAAGCATGTTGCGCCTTAGCATGGACGACTCAAAGATTAAGACAGTATATGTTGTACTATACTACATGGCTTATTTCAAATATGGATCctataaaatacatttttgaaAAGCCATCCTTATCAGAAAAAATAGCCAAGTGGCATGTGTTGTTATTAGAGTTTGATATTGTTTACATTACTAGAAAGGCCATAAAGGGTAGTGTGATTGTTGATTGCCTAGTTGAATTACCGATTGAGGACTATGAGCCCATGAAGTTCGATTTTCTAGATGAAGATATCATGACGATAGTAAATACCTCATCGGATACATGGACAATGATGTTTGACAGAGCCACAAACAAAGTAGGACACGGTATGGGAGTGACTTTGATGTCCCCTGATGAGAAGAGGTACCCTTTCACTACTAAGTTATATTTCGATTGCACCAATAATATGGTTGAGTATAAAGCATGTAGTATGGGAGTGCGAATAGCATACgagatgaaaataaaaaatttacgAGTCCTTGGGGACTCCCTATTGGTTGTACATAAGCTCAATGGGGAATATGAGACGAGGGATGCTAAATTCATCCCTTATAATGATTATATTTGCACAATAGCTCAAACTTTTGATTCGATAATGTTTGAACACATCCCATGCCAAAGCAACCAAGTTGTAGATGTATTAGCCACTCTTTCTGCCATGTTTAATGTAGCTTACAATGAAAAAGTTCAACCTATAAGGATGGAGAAGTATAAGACACCATCCTGCTGTATGAACCTCGAGCAAGAACCTGATGGTAAACCTTGGTATCATCATAGTAACCATTACATTGCATATCGGGAGTATCCACCAAGGGCATCAGAAAATAGTAAGCGTACCATTAGGAAGCTAGCCATGACTCTACTGCGATGTGTCGATGCCTTAGAAGCCAAAAAGATTTTGGAAGAAATTCATGAAGGAGTTTGTGGGACGCATGCAAATGGACACATGATGGCGAGGTAA